A genomic region of Janthinobacterium lividum contains the following coding sequences:
- a CDS encoding NAD-glutamate dehydrogenase domain-containing protein — MNHTPQDLRTQTLELINAAGNAGKAAAPVVQLVQAWLDSLDAEDLADIAPDSLAPVLVDGFTQAAKRTGSGCQIATLRYADGRGGMASALLILNEDMPYLVDSIVMAMRRQHLAVRGVMNTVLPVRRAADGSVEAVRQPGDPLESYVLVLLDEELAPEALAALVAALETVARDAAVVRRDSAAMSERLAAVATTAAQHGEEGAEVAAFLEWARSGGFEVFGYAYYRVKPGVRELERDIPSRVGVLQDTAHPVYGTCLANIPGDFDTLAKRDSALSIVKADVAGTLHRDQQLDFIGVRDMDAQGAILGEHCFVGLFTRAGNSTPLAALPFARGRVAKVLSLAGVRQQGFRAEKFREILESLPRTEALEADLDWLAQVCGAVVSLYKQPRTKVFARRDVYARHLNVLVYLPRERYSASVASSLAKALQASSGATHVSTQTLVADGPLARVYLIAHAARYPLDLETDIEQPLLSVLDGWHNGFAAVADAVPDVALRTSLRKLCATLPLDYVAATAPAVAFRDLDTILRNTDPAHVAVRIETGAVTTIRLYSANKVPPLSTILPALHNAGVAIDREQAYSVSLSDGTRYFVTSLTVDAASAAKLAQPSVVAVAQELFAALFNDTAEDGRLNGLVIEGGLSTREVQLVRAYTSYWRQTGSRFSVRYIAESLRKQPAQVKALVEAFLQRFDPALSDAQHAAALESIAAIKAGLPSVNHADTEEILGALADLMAATLRTSYFQNNQAGDKIIFKFDTSSLALVPEPRPYREIFVFSRRFEGVHLRGGPVARGGLRWSDRMEDYRTEVLGLVKAQMVKNAVIVPAGAKGGFVCKMMPKDAVRETIAAEGEAVYRLFISSLLEVTDNRSLGNIVPPVDTVCFDEADPYLVVAADKGTATFSDIANGIAVQRGFWLGDAFASGGSNGYDHKKLGITAKGAFEAVKRHFYEMDHDLNTTPITMVGVGDMSGDVFGNGVLLSRQLKLVAAFDHRHIFLDPTPDVAVSFEERARLFALPRSSWDDYNKDLISAGGGVYPRSSRTIELSPQIRAALDIQETSLAPEELMHRILKSPVDLFYNGGIGTYIKASTETHAQVKDRANDHIRVSGNELRVKVVAEGGNLGATQAGRIEFALAGGRIFTDAIDNSAGVDCSDHEVNVKIWLDVEVNAGKLTEEERNRELYAMTDDVERLVLRDNTQQTHLLVRELQAQSEGAVQDGYAALIASLEEEGALSRELEQLPSVAELARRKLDNRGLTTPELAVVIANVKNRFKRILSALPLTDETWAEPVLKPYFPSLLVETRSALDHPLANAILATVLANEVINRCGPLMIRNLAAEHGVDESAVILAWGQAWVALNLAPVFDALDADALTVPRDVSIKVDAQTRVLQQTMIAGVLSVPAEQLRGAGLAELTRLFGAESKRELLKAVGIKSEAALVPGLTPAFVQAWDAVDALEVVAGFLFPALSVPRPAAMGLAAFLQVGLALRSQAGIDTLERGLKLAAQGKSQEQLRNYAQQALRRTQQRLLTQVLARAEQGNAGQAVDAVTGALGLSAYVAATELEQAMLDVWTLSEAVNKITTKSTAEAAV; from the coding sequence ATGAATCACACGCCACAAGATTTGCGTACACAAACGCTGGAGTTGATTAACGCGGCTGGCAATGCAGGCAAGGCGGCAGCGCCTGTCGTGCAGCTGGTGCAGGCATGGCTCGACTCGCTCGACGCCGAAGACCTGGCCGATATCGCGCCCGACAGCCTGGCACCGGTGCTGGTTGACGGCTTCACGCAAGCGGCCAAGCGCACCGGCAGCGGCTGCCAGATCGCCACCCTGCGTTATGCGGATGGCCGTGGCGGCATGGCGAGCGCCTTGCTGATCCTGAACGAAGACATGCCTTACCTGGTCGATTCCATCGTCATGGCCATGCGCCGCCAGCACCTGGCAGTGCGCGGCGTGATGAACACCGTGCTGCCCGTGCGCCGCGCCGCTGACGGCAGCGTCGAAGCGGTGCGCCAGCCGGGCGACCCGCTCGAATCGTATGTGCTGGTGCTGCTCGACGAAGAGCTGGCGCCGGAAGCCCTGGCTGCGCTGGTCGCCGCCCTGGAGACGGTCGCGCGTGACGCCGCGGTGGTGCGCCGCGATAGCGCCGCCATGAGCGAGCGCCTGGCCGCTGTCGCCACAACTGCCGCCCAGCATGGCGAAGAAGGCGCGGAAGTGGCCGCTTTCCTGGAATGGGCGCGCAGCGGCGGCTTTGAAGTGTTCGGCTACGCCTACTACCGCGTCAAGCCGGGCGTGCGCGAACTCGAACGCGACATCCCGAGCCGCGTCGGCGTGCTGCAGGATACGGCGCACCCCGTCTACGGCACCTGCCTGGCGAATATCCCGGGCGACTTCGATACGCTGGCCAAGCGCGACTCGGCGCTGTCCATCGTCAAGGCTGACGTGGCAGGCACTTTGCACCGCGACCAGCAGCTGGACTTCATCGGCGTGCGCGACATGGATGCGCAAGGAGCGATCCTGGGCGAGCATTGCTTCGTCGGCCTGTTCACCCGCGCCGGCAATTCCACTCCGCTGGCGGCACTGCCGTTTGCGCGCGGCCGCGTGGCCAAGGTATTGAGCCTGGCCGGCGTGCGCCAGCAAGGTTTCCGTGCCGAGAAATTCCGCGAAATCCTCGAATCCCTGCCGCGCACGGAAGCGCTGGAAGCGGACCTCGACTGGCTGGCGCAAGTGTGCGGCGCCGTCGTCTCGCTGTACAAGCAGCCGCGCACCAAGGTCTTCGCGCGCCGCGACGTGTACGCGCGCCACCTGAACGTGCTGGTCTACCTGCCGCGCGAGCGCTACAGCGCCAGCGTGGCATCGAGCCTGGCAAAGGCCCTGCAAGCCAGTTCCGGCGCCACGCATGTGAGCACGCAGACCCTGGTGGCCGACGGCCCGCTGGCGCGCGTCTACCTGATTGCGCACGCCGCGCGCTACCCGCTGGACCTGGAAACGGACATCGAACAGCCGCTCCTGAGCGTGCTCGATGGCTGGCATAACGGCTTTGCCGCCGTGGCCGACGCCGTGCCCGACGTGGCACTGCGCACCAGCCTGCGTAAACTCTGCGCTACCTTGCCGCTCGATTACGTGGCCGCCACCGCGCCGGCCGTCGCCTTCCGCGACCTCGACACCATCCTGCGCAACACCGATCCGGCGCACGTGGCCGTGCGCATCGAGACGGGCGCCGTTACGACGATCCGTTTGTACTCGGCCAACAAGGTGCCGCCGCTGTCGACCATCCTGCCGGCCCTGCACAATGCCGGCGTGGCGATCGACCGCGAACAGGCGTATTCGGTTTCGCTGTCCGATGGCACGCGCTATTTCGTCACCAGCCTGACGGTCGATGCCGCCAGCGCGGCGAAACTGGCGCAGCCATCCGTCGTCGCCGTGGCGCAGGAACTGTTTGCCGCCCTGTTCAACGACACGGCCGAAGATGGCCGCCTGAATGGCCTCGTCATCGAAGGCGGCTTGTCGACGCGCGAAGTGCAACTGGTGCGCGCCTACACCAGCTACTGGCGCCAGACGGGCAGCCGCTTCTCGGTGCGCTACATTGCCGAAAGCCTGCGCAAGCAGCCGGCCCAGGTCAAAGCCCTGGTAGAAGCCTTCCTGCAGCGCTTCGATCCAGCGCTGTCCGACGCGCAGCACGCGGCCGCCCTGGAAAGCATCGCCGCCATCAAGGCCGGCCTGCCCTCCGTGAACCATGCCGATACCGAGGAAATCCTCGGCGCGCTGGCCGACCTGATGGCCGCCACCCTGCGCACCAGCTACTTCCAGAACAATCAAGCCGGCGACAAGATCATCTTCAAGTTCGACACCAGCAGCCTGGCGCTGGTGCCGGAACCGCGTCCTTACCGCGAGATTTTCGTCTTCTCGCGCCGCTTCGAAGGCGTGCACCTGCGCGGCGGCCCTGTCGCCCGTGGCGGCTTGCGCTGGTCCGACCGCATGGAAGACTACCGCACCGAAGTACTGGGCCTCGTCAAGGCCCAGATGGTCAAAAACGCCGTCATCGTGCCGGCCGGCGCGAAGGGTGGTTTTGTCTGCAAGATGATGCCGAAGGACGCCGTGCGCGAAACCATCGCGGCTGAAGGCGAAGCCGTCTACCGCCTGTTCATTTCCAGCTTGCTGGAAGTGACGGACAACCGCTCGCTGGGCAATATCGTCCCGCCAGTCGATACCGTGTGCTTCGATGAAGCCGATCCATACCTGGTGGTCGCTGCCGACAAGGGCACGGCCACGTTCTCGGACATCGCCAACGGCATCGCCGTGCAGCGCGGCTTCTGGCTCGGCGACGCGTTCGCCTCGGGTGGCTCGAACGGCTACGACCACAAGAAGCTGGGCATCACCGCCAAGGGTGCATTCGAAGCCGTGAAGCGCCACTTCTATGAAATGGACCACGACCTCAATACCACTCCGATCACCATGGTCGGCGTGGGCGACATGTCGGGCGACGTGTTCGGCAACGGCGTACTGCTGTCGCGCCAGCTGAAACTGGTGGCCGCATTCGACCACCGCCACATCTTCCTCGACCCGACACCGGACGTCGCCGTCTCGTTCGAAGAACGCGCGCGCCTGTTCGCCTTGCCGCGCTCCTCGTGGGACGACTACAACAAGGACTTGATCTCGGCAGGCGGCGGCGTGTATCCGCGTTCAAGCCGCACCATCGAGCTGTCGCCGCAGATCCGCGCCGCGCTCGATATTCAGGAGACCTCGCTGGCGCCGGAAGAACTGATGCACCGCATCCTGAAGTCGCCCGTGGACCTGTTCTACAACGGCGGCATCGGCACCTACATCAAGGCTTCCACGGAGACGCACGCGCAAGTGAAGGACCGCGCGAATGACCATATCCGCGTCAGCGGCAATGAGCTGCGCGTGAAGGTCGTGGCGGAAGGGGGGAATTTGGGTGCGACGCAGGCCGGCCGCATCGAATTCGCGCTGGCGGGCGGACGCATCTTTACCGATGCGATCGACAACTCGGCCGGCGTGGATTGCTCGGACCATGAAGTGAACGTGAAAATCTGGCTGGACGTGGAAGTCAATGCGGGCAAGCTTACGGAAGAGGAACGCAATCGCGAGCTGTATGCGATGACGGACGACGTCGAACGCCTGGTCTTGCGCGACAACACGCAGCAGACGCATTTGCTGGTACGCGAGTTGCAGGCGCAAAGCGAAGGCGCCGTGCAGGATGGCTATGCCGCACTGATCGCCAGCCTGGAAGAAGAGGGCGCCCTGTCGCGCGAGCTGGAGCAGCTGCCATCGGTGGCCGAACTGGCACGCCGCAAGCTCGATAACCGTGGCTTGACCACGCCGGAACTGGCGGTGGTGATCGCCAACGTGAAGAACCGCTTCAAGCGCATCCTGTCCGCGCTGCCGTTGACGGATGAAACGTGGGCCGAGCCGGTGCTCAAGCCTTACTTCCCATCCTTGCTGGTGGAAACCCGTTCGGCGCTCGACCACCCGCTGGCCAACGCCATCCTGGCAACCGTGCTGGCCAATGAAGTGATCAACCGCTGCGGCCCGCTGATGATCCGCAACCTGGCGGCGGAGCATGGCGTGGACGAATCGGCCGTGATCCTGGCCTGGGGCCAGGCCTGGGTGGCGCTGAACCTGGCGCCCGTGTTCGACGCGCTCGACGCCGATGCGCTGACGGTGCCGCGCGACGTGTCGATCAAGGTCGACGCGCAAACGCGCGTGCTGCAGCAAACGATGATCGCCGGTGTCCTGTCCGTGCCGGCCGAGCAATTGCGCGGCGCCGGCCTGGCCGAACTCACGCGCCTGTTTGGTGCGGAATCGAAGCGCGAGCTGCTGAAAGCCGTCGGCATCAAGTCGGAAGCAGCGCTGGTGCCGGGCCTGACGCCGGCCTTCGTCCAGGCGTGGGATGCGGTCGATGCGCTGGAAGTCGTCGCCGGCTTCCTGTTCCCGGCCCTGTCCGTGCCGCGTCCTGCGGCGATGGGCCTGGCCGCCTTCCTGCAAGTGGGCCTGGCCCTGCGCAGCCAGGCGGGCATCGACACCCTGGAACGTGGCCTGAAGCTGGCCGCGCAAGGCAAGTCGCAGGAGCAGTTGCGCAACTACGCGCAGCAAGCCCTGCGCCGCACGCAACAGCGTCTGCTGACGCAAGTGCTGGCGCGCGCTGAGCAAGGCAATGCCGGCCAGGCCGTCGATGCCGTGACGGGCGCGCTGGGCCTGTCGGCCTATGTGGCGGCGACGGAACTGGAGCAAGCCATGCTGGACGTGTGGACCTTGTCGGAAGCCGTGAATAAAATCACGACGAAATCCACAGCGGAAGCGGCGGTGTAA
- the astB gene encoding N-succinylarginine dihydrolase has protein sequence MHSTREYNFDGLVGPSHNYAGLSFGNVASFSNVKSASNPKQAALQGLAKMRALAARGFAQALLPPQDRPNFRLLRAIGFTGTDAEVLARAYKESPVILACAYSASPMWTANAATVSPSADTQDGRVHFTAANLNNKLHRAFEHAQSARSLRAIFSDDKHFAVHDALPSTPAFGDEGAANHTRLGASHGAPSVELFVYGRVEFDPSAPSPKRYPARQTLEASQAVARLHGLDAKRAVYVQQNPDVIDQGVFHNDVIAVGNGNVLFYHEQAFADEEASLSQLRRAVAATGAQLDALRVDTGQVPIQDAVTSYLFNSQLLTKEGGKMALVIPQECQENRAVSRYLEGLVASGGPIDELIHFDLRQSMRNGGGPACLRLRVALTETEARAMHQGVIMTETLYHRLVQWVEKHYRDHLEPGDLADPQLALEVHAALEELTIILNLPGLYDL, from the coding sequence ATGCACAGCACGCGCGAATACAATTTTGACGGCCTGGTCGGGCCATCGCATAACTATGCCGGACTTTCGTTCGGCAACGTGGCCTCGTTCAGCAATGTGAAAAGCGCTTCGAATCCGAAGCAGGCCGCCTTGCAGGGCCTGGCCAAGATGCGCGCCCTGGCCGCGCGCGGCTTTGCGCAAGCCTTGCTGCCGCCGCAGGACCGGCCGAATTTCCGCCTGCTGCGCGCTATCGGTTTCACGGGCACGGACGCCGAAGTGCTGGCGCGCGCCTACAAGGAGTCGCCCGTGATCCTGGCCTGCGCGTATTCCGCCTCGCCCATGTGGACGGCGAACGCCGCCACGGTCAGCCCGTCGGCGGACACGCAGGATGGCCGCGTGCATTTCACGGCGGCCAACCTGAATAACAAGCTGCACCGCGCCTTCGAGCACGCGCAGTCGGCGCGCAGCCTGCGTGCCATTTTCAGCGACGACAAGCACTTCGCCGTGCACGATGCGCTGCCGTCGACGCCGGCCTTTGGCGACGAGGGCGCGGCCAACCACACGCGTTTGGGCGCAAGCCACGGCGCGCCATCCGTTGAATTGTTCGTGTATGGTCGGGTGGAGTTCGATCCTTCCGCGCCATCGCCGAAGCGCTACCCGGCGCGCCAGACCCTGGAAGCGTCGCAAGCCGTGGCGCGCCTGCATGGCCTCGATGCGAAACGCGCCGTGTACGTGCAGCAGAACCCGGACGTGATCGACCAGGGCGTGTTCCATAACGACGTCATCGCCGTCGGCAATGGCAATGTGCTGTTCTATCACGAGCAGGCGTTTGCCGATGAAGAGGCAAGCCTGTCGCAGCTGCGCCGCGCCGTCGCCGCCACGGGCGCGCAACTCGATGCGCTGCGCGTGGACACGGGCCAGGTGCCGATCCAGGATGCGGTGACCAGCTATCTGTTCAACAGCCAACTGCTGACGAAAGAGGGCGGCAAGATGGCGCTGGTGATACCGCAGGAATGCCAGGAAAACCGCGCCGTGTCGCGCTACCTGGAAGGCCTGGTGGCCAGCGGTGGACCCATCGATGAACTGATACATTTCGACCTGCGCCAGAGCATGCGCAACGGCGGCGGGCCCGCCTGCCTGCGTTTGCGCGTGGCCCTGACGGAAACCGAGGCGCGCGCCATGCACCAGGGCGTGATCATGACGGAAACGCTGTACCATCGGCTGGTGCAGTGGGTGGAAAAACACTACCGCGACCATCTGGAACCGGGCGACCTGGCCGATCCGCAACTGGCGCTGGAAGTGCATGCGGCGCTTGAAGAATTGACGATCATCCTCAACTTACCTGGATTGTACGACTTGTAG
- the astD gene encoding succinylglutamate-semialdehyde dehydrogenase, which produces MSKSSNVNSSTAASNFINGAWLPGTGRELLTIDPSNGKQTWASLEATEREVEQACQAARAAFEAWADTPVDERIAICVRFRELLKEHAEALALLISEEVGKPLWESRTEVATMANKIDISVQSYNARTGITQSKIADGDAVLRHRPHGVFGVFGPYNFPGHLPNGHIVPALIAGNTIVFKPSEYAPRTAVKTVQLWQQAGLPNGVLNLVNGGRDTGVALGANPHLDGVLFTGSCQTGISLHRQFGGQPGKMLALEMGGNNALVVWDVKDVDAAVHHAIFSAFVSAGQRCTCARRLVVQDNAAGSAFVARLVEVAAKLGIGASDAQPQPFMGPVVSSAVAARLVQAQADMVAKGGATLLQMRQLNPQAGFVTAGIVDVTAATGIPDEEWFGPLLQVIRVADFDAALKVANATEFGLAAALLSDDPALWQTFQTRARAGIINWNRPTTGAASTAPFGGIGKSGNHRPSAYYAADYCAYPVASIENSALEMPAKLSPGLSF; this is translated from the coding sequence ATGTCTAAATCGTCCAACGTTAATTCATCTACCGCAGCATCGAACTTCATCAACGGCGCCTGGCTGCCAGGCACGGGCCGCGAATTGCTCACCATCGATCCGTCGAACGGCAAGCAGACCTGGGCCAGCCTGGAAGCGACGGAGCGGGAAGTCGAACAGGCTTGCCAGGCCGCCCGCGCCGCCTTTGAAGCGTGGGCCGACACCCCCGTCGACGAACGCATTGCCATCTGCGTGCGCTTTCGCGAACTGCTGAAGGAACATGCGGAAGCGCTGGCGCTGCTGATCTCGGAAGAAGTGGGCAAGCCGTTGTGGGAGTCGCGCACGGAAGTGGCCACCATGGCCAACAAGATCGATATCTCGGTGCAGTCGTACAACGCGCGCACGGGCATCACGCAAAGCAAGATCGCCGATGGCGACGCCGTGCTGCGCCACCGTCCACATGGCGTGTTCGGCGTCTTCGGCCCGTACAATTTCCCTGGCCACCTGCCGAATGGCCATATCGTGCCGGCCCTGATCGCCGGTAACACCATCGTCTTCAAGCCCAGCGAGTATGCGCCGCGCACGGCCGTCAAAACCGTGCAGCTGTGGCAGCAGGCAGGCTTGCCAAATGGCGTGCTCAACCTCGTCAACGGCGGGCGCGACACGGGCGTGGCGCTGGGCGCCAATCCACACCTCGACGGCGTGCTGTTTACGGGTTCCTGCCAGACGGGCATCAGCCTGCACCGCCAATTCGGCGGCCAGCCGGGCAAGATGCTGGCGCTGGAAATGGGCGGCAACAATGCCCTGGTCGTATGGGACGTCAAGGATGTCGACGCGGCCGTGCACCACGCGATCTTCTCCGCCTTTGTCTCGGCCGGCCAGCGCTGCACGTGCGCGCGCCGCCTGGTGGTGCAGGACAATGCTGCGGGGTCTGCCTTCGTCGCGCGCCTGGTGGAAGTAGCCGCGAAACTGGGCATCGGCGCTTCCGACGCCCAGCCGCAGCCGTTCATGGGTCCCGTGGTATCGAGTGCCGTGGCCGCGCGCCTGGTGCAGGCGCAGGCGGACATGGTCGCCAAGGGCGGCGCCACCTTGCTGCAGATGCGCCAGCTCAACCCGCAGGCGGGTTTTGTGACGGCAGGTATCGTCGACGTTACCGCGGCTACCGGCATCCCCGACGAAGAATGGTTCGGCCCCCTGCTGCAGGTGATCCGCGTGGCCGATTTCGATGCGGCCCTAAAGGTTGCCAACGCCACCGAATTCGGCCTGGCCGCGGCGCTCCTGTCGGACGATCCGGCCCTGTGGCAAACGTTCCAGACGCGCGCGCGCGCCGGCATCATCAACTGGAATCGTCCGACCACGGGCGCGGCCAGCACGGCGCCGTTCGGCGGCATCGGCAAGTCGGGCAACCACCGTCCGAGCGCCTATTACGCGGCCGATTACTGCGCCTACCCGGTCGCTTCGATCGAGAACAGCGCGCTGGAAATGCCGGCCAAGCTGTCGCCCGGCCTGAGTTTTTAA
- the astA gene encoding arginine N-succinyltransferase — translation MLVVRAINANDLDALYGLASQVGTGMTTLKPDMKMLGDRLAIACASFAETIPPEKRDYMFVMEDTDTGRLAGVCAIKGAVGLEEPFYNYRIGTLVHSSRELDVFTRMETLYLSNDLTGSTELCSLFLHPDYRSGNNGKLLSKSRFLFIAQFPQLFTEKLIAEMRGYQAPDGSSPFYEGLGRHFFKMDFHHVDDLTSLGKKSFIAELMPRQPMYVAYLPDEAQEVIGKVHLSTAPARRLLEQEGLHFEGYVDIFDAGPVLQARVSELRAMRDSMPAVLDAEAAPEVCGDVAQAEPYLVSNTDLKDFRMIVTSANPHSGKIALDDDELHLLRCHHGDTVRTLSLNPRKHPHV, via the coding sequence ATGCTAGTAGTACGCGCCATCAACGCCAATGACCTCGATGCCCTGTATGGCCTGGCCAGCCAGGTCGGCACCGGCATGACCACCCTCAAGCCGGATATGAAAATGCTGGGCGACCGCCTGGCCATCGCCTGCGCCTCGTTCGCCGAAACCATTCCGCCCGAAAAACGCGACTACATGTTCGTCATGGAGGATACGGATACGGGCCGCCTGGCCGGCGTCTGCGCCATCAAGGGCGCCGTGGGCCTGGAAGAACCGTTCTATAACTACCGCATCGGCACCCTGGTCCATTCCAGCCGCGAGCTCGATGTGTTTACGCGCATGGAGACGCTGTACCTGTCGAACGACCTGACGGGCAGCACGGAACTGTGCTCGCTGTTTTTGCACCCCGATTACCGCAGCGGCAACAATGGCAAGCTGCTGTCGAAAAGCCGTTTCCTGTTCATCGCCCAGTTCCCGCAGCTGTTCACGGAAAAGCTGATCGCGGAAATGCGCGGCTACCAGGCGCCGGACGGCAGTTCGCCGTTCTACGAAGGCCTGGGGCGCCACTTCTTCAAGATGGATTTCCACCACGTCGACGACTTGACGAGCCTCGGTAAAAAATCGTTCATCGCCGAACTGATGCCGCGCCAGCCCATGTACGTGGCCTACCTGCCAGACGAGGCGCAGGAAGTCATCGGCAAGGTGCATCTGAGCACGGCGCCCGCGCGCCGCCTGCTGGAACAGGAAGGCTTGCACTTCGAAGGCTATGTCGACATTTTCGACGCTGGTCCCGTGCTGCAGGCGCGCGTGTCCGAACTGCGCGCCATGCGCGACAGCATGCCGGCCGTGCTCGACGCCGAGGCTGCGCCTGAAGTGTGCGGCGACGTTGCCCAGGCCGAGCCTTACCTGGTGTCGAACACCGACCTGAAAGATTTCCGCATGATCGTCACCAGCGCCAATCCGCACAGCGGCAAGATCGCGCTCGACGACGATGAACTGCATCTGCTGCGCTGCCATCACGGCGACACCGTGCGCACCTTGTCACTCAACCCGAGGAAGCATCCCCATGTCTAA
- a CDS encoding arginine N-succinyltransferase → MYVVRPVEIADIAALEALAAVTMPGVHTLPKTREKIAASVERSIASFAAHVDIPSEESYLFVLESLLDKSIAGTAAIFASAGSNGTYFSFRNDVIQQVSRDLNISHSVHALTLCSELTAYSQLSGFYVRNMEQAGLEAALLSRARLLFAVLAPHRFGDRFFVPLAGITDANGQSPFWDALGRKFFQMDFLDAEKVIGGARNRTLIVELMPHYPVYVPLLPGDAQAAMGQIHPSGELAFNLLTEEGFEADDYIDIFDGGPILQAHKHALRSFTGSLTRRVVAGVTPSRTGLKVNYAVASGAERNFRAVTFACDALEAQDSVGLPADLLEALAVAEGDSVICVRI, encoded by the coding sequence ATGTATGTTGTCCGTCCGGTAGAAATTGCGGATATTGCAGCCCTCGAAGCGCTGGCCGCGGTAACCATGCCGGGTGTCCATACCCTGCCGAAGACGCGCGAAAAAATCGCCGCCTCCGTCGAGCGCTCCATCGCCTCGTTTGCCGCCCATGTCGACATCCCCAGCGAAGAGTCGTATCTCTTCGTGCTTGAATCCCTGCTCGACAAGAGCATCGCCGGCACGGCCGCCATCTTTGCCTCGGCCGGCTCGAACGGCACCTATTTTTCCTTCCGCAACGACGTCATCCAGCAAGTCTCGCGCGACCTGAACATCAGCCACAGCGTGCATGCGCTGACCCTGTGTTCCGAGTTGACGGCGTACTCGCAGCTGTCCGGCTTCTATGTGCGCAACATGGAGCAGGCGGGCCTGGAAGCGGCCCTGCTGTCGCGCGCGCGGCTGCTGTTCGCCGTGCTGGCGCCGCACCGCTTCGGCGACCGCTTCTTCGTGCCGCTGGCCGGCATCACGGACGCCAACGGCCAGTCGCCGTTCTGGGATGCGCTGGGCCGCAAGTTCTTCCAGATGGATTTCCTCGATGCCGAAAAAGTCATCGGCGGCGCGCGCAACCGCACCCTGATCGTCGAACTGATGCCGCACTACCCTGTCTACGTGCCGTTGCTGCCCGGCGATGCGCAGGCGGCCATGGGCCAGATCCACCCGAGCGGCGAACTGGCTTTCAATTTGCTGACGGAAGAAGGTTTTGAAGCCGACGATTACATCGACATCTTCGATGGCGGCCCGATCCTGCAGGCGCACAAGCATGCGCTGCGTTCGTTTACGGGCTCGCTGACGCGCCGCGTCGTCGCTGGCGTCACGCCCAGCCGCACGGGCCTGAAAGTCAATTATGCGGTCGCTTCCGGCGCCGAGCGCAATTTCCGCGCCGTCACCTTTGCCTGCGATGCGCTCGAAGCGCAGGACAGCGTCGGCTTGCCGGCCGATCTGCTCGAGGCGCTGGCCGTGGCCGAAGGCGACAGCGTCATTTGCGTGCGTATCTAA
- the astC gene encoding acetylornithine/succinylornithine family transaminase, translating to MNAKLDSTVTARPVTRETFDQVLVPTYAPAAMVPVRGSGLDLWDQSGKHYLDFTSGIAVNSLGHCHPALVDVLTKQINNLWHLGNGYTNEPVLRLALALTEATFADRAFFCNSGAEANEAALKLARKYAHTKFGAHKSRIISCFSSFHGRTLFTVSVGGQAKYTEGFEPLPPSIDHIAYNDIEAARAAIGDDVCAVIVEPVQGEGGVVPGNPEFLKELRALCDKTGALLIFDEVQCGMGRTGALFAYMGYGVTPDILTAAKALGNGYPIGAMLTTNELAQTLAVGTHGTTYGGNPLAATVALTVLETINTPAFLARVKEASVNTIAMLQGLITDYPQVFSAVRGSGLLLGLVVTDAYKGRAKDIQKAAEAQGLMVLIAGMDVVRLAPALIVSDEQIAEAGRLLRVAIDGMLKA from the coding sequence ATGAATGCCAAGCTTGATTCGACCGTAACGGCTCGTCCAGTCACCCGGGAGACCTTTGACCAGGTCCTCGTTCCTACCTACGCTCCCGCTGCCATGGTACCCGTGCGCGGTTCCGGACTGGACCTGTGGGACCAGTCAGGCAAGCATTACCTCGATTTCACCTCCGGCATCGCCGTCAACAGCCTGGGCCACTGCCATCCGGCCCTGGTCGACGTGCTGACCAAGCAAATCAATAATTTGTGGCATTTGGGCAACGGCTATACCAACGAGCCTGTCCTGCGCCTGGCGCTGGCCCTGACGGAAGCGACCTTCGCCGACCGCGCCTTCTTCTGCAACTCGGGCGCGGAAGCCAACGAAGCGGCCCTGAAACTGGCGCGCAAGTACGCCCACACCAAGTTTGGCGCGCACAAGTCGCGCATCATCTCGTGCTTCAGCTCCTTCCACGGCCGTACCCTGTTTACGGTCTCCGTCGGCGGCCAGGCCAAGTACACGGAAGGCTTCGAGCCGCTGCCGCCATCGATCGACCATATCGCCTACAACGACATCGAAGCGGCGCGCGCCGCCATCGGCGATGACGTGTGCGCCGTGATCGTCGAGCCGGTACAAGGCGAAGGCGGCGTCGTGCCGGGCAATCCTGAATTCCTCAAGGAATTGCGCGCCCTGTGCGACAAGACGGGCGCCCTGTTGATTTTCGACGAAGTCCAGTGCGGCATGGGTCGCACTGGCGCGTTGTTCGCCTACATGGGCTACGGCGTCACGCCGGACATCCTGACGGCCGCCAAGGCGCTGGGCAACGGCTATCCGATCGGCGCGATGCTGACCACGAATGAACTGGCGCAGACCCTGGCCGTCGGCACCCACGGCACCACCTACGGCGGCAACCCGCTGGCCGCCACCGTGGCCCTGACCGTGCTGGAAACGATCAACACGCCGGCGTTCCTGGCGCGTGTGAAAGAAGCGAGCGTCAACACCATCGCCATGCTGCAAGGCTTGATCACGGATTATCCGCAAGTGTTCTCCGCCGTGCGCGGCAGCGGTTTGCTGCTGGGCCTGGTAGTCACCGATGCCTACAAAGGCCGCGCGAAAGACATCCAGAAAGCGGCCGAAGCGCAAGGCTTGATGGTGCTGATCGCCGGCATGGATGTGGTGCGCCTGGCGCCGGCCCTGATCGTCTCGGACGAGCAGATTGCCGAAGCGGGCCGTCTGCTGCGCGTGGCCATCGACGGCATGCTGAAAGCCTGA